CCCGCTTGCCTGGACAAGCCACTGGTGGAACACAGACAGCTGCATCGGATGTGTAGCAGTTCAAGGCATGCAATGCTTCTCTTCCTTGGCATATTAAAGTACAGCTTATCCAAATTTACTGTAACACTCTAGACTTTGCTCTGGGGCACCTGAGTTTAATCTCCCACCTATGAGGTTGAGTACCCCAAGGTGTGCAAGTGCAACACTTGGACAGCAGCAAATACTGCTCAGCCAATCCTTGCCTGAGTATGGAAGTTTTTGCCAGTGTAGGTGTGCAAAGGCAAGAAGGAATCCTGAGATCCTGTGCAACTACAAGTTCAGGCTGTGCACCATGAACCAGATTCTCCAGTGTCCAGGAGAGTACTTTAGTTATTGGCTACAGGGGCAATTCTTTAATAATTCTTCTCACTTCTTCCCCAAGTGACATCCTAGTTATCCCTGGTTAACTGGTTAACCAGCTCTTAAAGGAACAAAAAGTACTCATATACCCAGTAGAGTACACTGCCCAACAGAGTGAAAGGCTTAAATGCAGCTCCCTGCCTCCAAGTGGCCAAAAATGTGCTTCAGAGTAGTTCAGTGTATGTGCATCAGTGCCAGTGGCAGAAGCGCTCTGCCCTTTCTGTCTTGGAGGAGGCTCCAGGATGAAAGCACAGCTGGCGAGCGAGGACTTAACacttgttttcctctctcccacCATAGGAAAAAGACCTCAACATGGTGGAGCACAGTTGCTGGCTGTCTCTCTGTGGGGAGCCCCTTGTTTTTCCGCTCAGGGGCACAGGAATTTGGAGAACCGGGATGGTGGAAACTGGTTCACAACAAACCCCCAACAATGAAACCTGAAGGAGAGAAGCTGTCTGCATCTGCCCTAAAGGCAAAAGGTAACTCTGTCCCTGATGGTGTGTAGGTTCCTAGCTGGTCTAGAGCTGGAAGCCATGAGAAAAGTCCAGTTAAAACCATGTGTTTGTGTGCAGTTTTGTTCTGATGTAAGGGTTGACTCAAGAGAACTATAGTGTATATACTGTAGTGTGAGAAGCCTGTTATATTTTATTACCTTTTTGCATTGTGCTAACTGATTTAAAGGATTTTGAAGTTTGTGCAGAGTGTTTTGTGTTGTTCTCTTTTAGCTGAAATCCCCTGAATTTTGCTGAATTTCTCTACTTCTCTTTAGTGTGGGGAATGTCTTTCGACTTTTGTCACTAGATGCAAGTTCTCCTTTGTGTAGAGGAACAAGATTGGGGCTTTAATGAGAATTTAGTTGTGTGTTGGCTTAATGCTTCGTGTCCCAGAGCAAATTTCTCGTACATATTGAAAATACATCTTTTAAGGTTTGTAGTCAGTGTGTTTTTCTGGATGTGTAGTATGTATCCGGTGACTGCAGGAGCTCAGTGTCTGTTAGAATAAGCGAACTACTTTTTTAGCAGCTTCAAAGCCACCCCTGGATCCCATCATTACTGTGGAAGGACTCCGAAAGCGGGTAAGCCGCAATCCAGTCGAATCAGCCATGGAGCTGAAGGAGAAGAGATCTCGGACTCAGGAAGCCAAGGATATTCGGAGAGCCCAGAAGGAAGCAGCTGGCTTCTTGGACCGGAGTACTTCCTCCACTCCTGTTAAATTCACCAGTCGCTGCCGCCGTCCCGATATCATCCTTGAGAAAGGAGAGGTGATTGACTTCTCTTCCTTGAGCTCATCAGATCGCACACCTCTGACAagcccttctccttccccatcaCTGGACTTTTCTGCTCCTGGCACTCCAGCCTCACATTCAGCTACTCCCAGCCTTCTCTCGGAAGCAGATCTTATCCCAGATGTCATGCCACCACAGGCTCTGTTTCACGGTAAGAGGCACCATGTTTTTTGTTTAGTAATGAACCACATGTAGTTTTCTTGGAAGATACTCCCAATGAACTGCAGGATCTTTTCAAGATAAGATGGAAAGTAACTGGTAATATTGTTTGTCTTAATTGAGTGTGAGAATTGACTAGTTTTCCATCGTTGTATTACCAGCTTCTAAGGCCAGAAGAAACCCCCATTATTGTTTTCTGAGGGATCCTGAATAAATAGTGGGTAGATTTCACATGGCAACTGCTGCACCACTCAGGATAAGCATTTCACTGCAACACAGATTACACTGTTAGATAGCAACTCTAGTTTTCTCTCAAATGTTTTTAATGGGAGAAATTTTATTCTCGTGCCAATGTCCCAGTAGATTTTTAAGTTTGAGCATCTTGATTAAAAGATGCTGAATTTGGGTCTGATTGCAAAGCAGCGATGCAGGCTGAATGCTGTTAGTTCCTTAAGGAGCCAGACCAAAGCACTTCTGGATGGCAGGAAAAATAGTGAGGTTCTGTAGAGGAACAGAACTTCTCCAGGATATGCTAGCTGAAGATGCAGCTCTCCAGCTTGACCATTTGATCTCCAGTCTTCAGGAATTTTCAGCAACTTAACGTTTGTCAAAGAGCATGAGCTTGCAGCTCAGGACAGGGCTCTGTTTTCAGATGCTGAACTACAAGACACTTTAGGAACAGGATTGATTCTGTGTCCTGAAATTGGACTCTTTACAGTGTCTCCTGTCCAAAATCAGGAGATCCAGAAGTATATAGAAAACAAAGTGTGTTGGGTAAAACCACATTGTTTTTCCTTAGCAGAAGAGTCCTGTGACAACCTTTTTTGAAATGGAGCTTtgatgtttaaatttttttttctccctggtttATTTTGATCTGCTCAACAGATGATGAGGAAATGGAAGGAGATGGAGTCATAGATCCAGGAATAGAGTATGTGCCCCCTCCCAGTGGGACAGCCAGTGCTGGCACTCTGAtagcaagcagaaaaaaagtgaagacaGCTGAACAGATCAAGCAAGAGGTGGagagtgaagaagaaaaaacagaacgGGTGGAAGGTGACAGTGAAGATCCTGAAGAGTCAAACACATTGTTGAAGGTGAGGGGACGAGACAAAAGGAAGCCACAGCTGGAGAAGGATGCTAAACCCAGAGCTCCCAAGCATACCTCTGTTAGTATCtatgaggaaaagctgctgctgaagagacTTGAAGCCTGTCCCAATGCTGTGAGCATGACCCCAGAGGCCCGGAGGCTGAGGCGCAAGCTGTTAGTCAGGCAGGCCAAGAGGGAAAGAGGACTGCCACTCTTTGACTTGGACCAAGTTGTGAATGCTGCACTGCTCTTGGTTGATGGGATTTATGGAGCCAAAGAAGGAGGTGTTTCCAGGTCCCTAGCAGGGCAAGCAACATACAGAACTACTAGCCAGGACTTCAGGATCTTGGATAGATACCAGGTGGGTGTTTCCAAATCTAAGTGAGCTTTTGGCACTGGTTATTCTAAAGCTTTTGCTACAGACAGCAGTGTCACATCAAGGTTATCTGATtcccaaaataaaaaggattATATGAACAAGACTCATTTTGACTTGGGGCTGAGTCCTCACCAATGCTATCTTAAGCCCCTTTCTTCTTGAGACATGCTTGTACAGCACAACAGTCTATCAGTGTCAGCACCACAAATGTTGATGTATTTGTACTCCAGCCCTGCTCAAATGCTGATGATGGAGGTCTGGAAGTACCTAAACAGGTGAATCTTCTACAAAGTACGTTGGAGGGAGATAACTTGCAGCGCTTTTTTGAGTGATGAGGGCAGCTCATAGGTTTGGGCACTAAATCTAAGAGTGCACAGCAGAGTCCACAGAGTTGGGACCATCATGGTCCAGTCCATCCTGTCACATTGAAAGGCCCTTATTCTGCATCCATTGATATAATTCCCCTGTGTTAAATCATTGACTAATCTTCCTGAAAtgttctgcatttttctgtaCATATAGACTATGCTACCCGCCATGAAGGGATATCGACAGCAGACAACAAAGTTTCTGTATCGACTCGTAGGCTCAGAAGACCTGCTGACAGACCACAGTGTTGTTAGCCCTTATACATCCCGTGTCCTGAAACCTTACATCAGGTACAGATGATCAGAGTTGAGTTTGCTCTTGGCTTGTGTACCGACAGCCCACCGAGAGGACATCTTTCCTGCCCCTCCTTGCCCCTCCTCAAAGAGCAGCCCAGTAACCCTATGGTAACTATGGTAACCCCAAAAGGATAGTTTTACTTAGCTGAGTAGTTAAACTGATTGCATTGGGAAGGGTAATCTACAAGAGAGAGTGGGGCAGAGAGAGAATTGCTGTAGTCATTCAAACCAAGTTGCATGTGCTCTTGGGTCAGAACCATAATTTCCTTGCTCCTGCTGTAAGGACAGGCTGGCTGGGCATACTGTGGATCTGGGAAGTGTCCTGGCCTCTGACCCAAGGGTGGGTGTTTTTCCTGAGCTGGGTGTTGTTTTCCCACATGAGTGGAAGACTGCTCTTTTTTTTGAAATTGAGCatgtcagaaaatatttcatggtCAGTACCCATTCAGCTGCAGTGGCAGTTACTGTTGCTCACTCgctttttgtgtttgcttttcatgtTCCTGACAGGCGTGATTATGAGACAAAGCCCCCAAAACTCAGgctgctggcagaaatccaggcATATCCACACAGGAATGATCTCAACTGGAAGGCTGAGCCAGAAGCACCCATTGATTACTGCTATGTTCGCCCTAATCACATCCCCACTATAAACTCCATGTGCCATGAATTCTTCTGGCCTGGTAAGATTCCTTCAGTGCTTGGTTTTCTAAGAAGGAAGtggttttgttcagaaaaaaaacattcttgggccaaatttttcttctgttggtGTCTGGCTCAGTTCTTAGAAAACTGTtatctgatgtcacaggaatgCATTTGAGATGGAGACATGGGTTTGGTGTCTTTGTGTCTTGAAATCATGTAGAACTGGGAAATTAGGCCCCAATTAGCACAACACTTACAGAAATAGGTGCCAATAGAAGTAGTGTAATAATTTGGAAGTTAACTAAATTTAAGCACCCAGtgaaacatttttcagaatCAGGGGCTGAAGTAAACAGTTCTACTGTTCATTAGCTTTGTGAGAAAGTTTCTTCCTAGCAGCCATTAGCTGGATATGTTGGAGTGAAAGTTGggaagtcatatgaggagcggctgaggtcacttggtttgttcagcctggaggagactgaggagagacctcatcaTGGTCTGCAGCTTTCTCACAAGGGGAAGccggaggggcaggcactgatctcttctctctggtgaccagtgacaggacccaagggaatggcacgaagctgagtcaggggagatttatgttggatattaggaaaaggttcttcacccagagggtggttgggtgctgaacaggctccccagggaagtggtcacagcaccaagcctgacagagttcaagaagaatttggacaatactctcaggcacatggcgtgactcttggggttgtcctgagcagggacaggagttggactcgatgatccttgtgggtcccttccaactcagggtattctgtgcttctgtgaatTGCATTTACAACTGCAGGCTCCACTGTGATGTCCTTTATTTCTTCAAGCCTCAGTATGTACTGGGCTTGAATTTTTGTGTCATTTCTTGAACTGTAGGCTCTCTTGGGACAGTGGCTGCCCTTTATGGGGGCTGTCATGAGGCTGCAGTCTTTAGTTCTTCTGAAATAATAATAGGGATGTTCATCTGCATAGATCAGCTTTTGACAGTGCAGCAGACTAATTTGGAAAGGCCCAGTACGAACAGTCACACCTTTATTCCAAGTAACTGTTCGCTTTATGTTTTGATTTGCAGATAGTGATTCAGCAGGGTTTGTAGTTCAGCAGTGCTCATATATTGCAGTCAGGATCAGAGCTTTTTGTGCTACTCATTGTCCAAATTGTACAATTCAGGGCCTTGCACACCTTTCTTTTCACAAGCTCTTTCAGAGCTCATGAGAAACACTTGCAATCCCAACAGAGGCTCTTTGTCATAGTCTCTCCTCTCCTGATAATGCATTTGAAGTTCTGGCCAAGTTGCGTTGCACCTTCATTAAGTTCTTCAGGACTCACCCTGTTTTATTTAACATAAGGAGTGTGGGTGACTTTGAACTGTTCATCATTAAATCAGAAAGCTGACACTCCCATCAGTCTCCAAACAGGAATCAAAATCTCTTCTATGGTGAAAAATTTCTGAGGCTGGGATATGATCATTGCACCCTGGTTCTGTTTTAGCAGGAGAGGTAAGTGAGGAGTTGATGCTTCAGGAGGTAAAGCCCAGTGTCTTTGTGGTTGCAAAGGATTTAGCTTTTCAATGGGCTGGTACATCCTGGGGGGCAGGTGGGGATATGCAGCTGGGTGAACCTCATTAAACTAGCACTGTTGTTTAGAAAAACACCTATAATTCTGCTTAAGTTTAGGCCTCTGGAGCATGTGGGCTCTGGGGATCATCAGTGAATGACAGGTGTGCTAAGTTGCCTAATAGTGATGCTCTCATTCACCGAATTCATAAAATCTAGGCACTTCACCatgtgggatgagcccagacCTTAGTTCTACGCCTCCAAATCATTCAAGTCAGAGCTCTTTTTGCTTCTCACAAGGCAGAAACAAGTTTGCAGGTAGTAACCACAAACGAGCTGTTGCGAAGCAAGATTCCCCCATGTTGTCTCTCCCAGTATCTTGTGCCTTCATGCCCTAATGGGAAACATCTCCTGAGCAGACAAGTGGTAAACCATCGTGAGCTAAGCATTTTCCTACAGGAATAACTGTGTGCTGAGGAGACAGCACCATTTCATAGACGCCAGTACTCAAGGCAAGAAAGCGTTCCTGTACAGACACGCTGTAAGGCACTCCACAGGCAATTGCAGCCTTGAGATAATTAACACAGCTCCCTATTGCCAATCAATTCCTCCCACGTCTTGCTCCACCCAGGAGCTAGTATCAAGCAGGACAATAATTCACCCACTTATTTGTGCCTGGTGAAGCCTTGTACCTTATGAAGCCTTGCATCTCATCAAGAGTGATTACCGGAAAACATACTCTGCTATTTTGTTACCCCACATTCCAAGTATATTTGCGGTTGCCAACCTGAGGCTGAAAGTATTTTTGGTACATCTCCACTATGTCTTGCATCTTGTTTAGGGTCTGTCCACTCAAATTACCAAGCAGTCCATCTTCAGTGTCTTGAACTGCAGTGTTTGACACTAACATGCTGTGTAGATGCTCTAGgactgcagcagcagtgtgaTTAGGCAAGGTAACAAACTCCACTCAGAAGTCACCAGCCTCGGGTGTTTGTGTCCAGCCTCTGAGTCACAGAAGCACCACTGCCTGAGAGGCTGCTTCATGCCCCAGCTTAGAGAATTTGCATGCTAAAAGCAGATGTCTTGATAACCTTGAAAGCTGTGGTCAGGTATCACAGTGCAGCTCCACAAGCAGCTGAGTATGTACAAGAGGAAGCAGTAGGAGCTCAAGGCAAGGTGGAGAAAAGAGATAGGAACCATAGTCAGGTAATGCTACCAGAGTTGAAGCCCAGTTTCATGTGTGCTGCCTCCAAAGAGAGCAAATTTTAAGTTTTAGTTTCATCCTTAAGTCATTTGAAAGGAAATTAGCTTTGTTACTTTCTCCATGCAAGATTCACTGGTAGTAATCAGGTCGtattttgtctctgttttgttGAATCATCTCCTTTTACCTTACATATCTAGCAGGGGAGACACCAGGCAGCTGGTTTTCCCAAGGCAAGGTTTATCCCCTGCACTCTAGGTGTCCCAACCCCTGTGATTTCCCAAAATGCAGGAAATTTGACTGCATAATTTTTAGTAGTGGAGGACTGTTCTAGCAGGAGctttggaccagatgatctccagaggtcccttccaatgccaaccattctatgattctgtgatctctttATATCAGAGCTTTGAAATAAAGGTAAAAAAGGAGGGGATCAAGTGAGTGTTTCTGAGAATCCTTAAACCCTGGAATTTCCATACAAGTGGTTTGCAAtgttttcagctgctgtttctccctttctctgtaGGAATAGATTTGTCAGAATGCTTGCAGTATCCAGACTTCAGTGTTGTTGTCCTTTACAAGAAAGTTATCATTGCCTTCGGCTTTATGGTGCCAGATGTGAAGTACAATGAAGCTTACATCTCTTTTCTGTTAGTTCACCCTGAGTGGAGAAGAGCTGGGATTGCAACCTTCATGATTTACCATCTTATCCAGGTAATCAAACGGTCCCATGACTCTGCCAAAGAACTAGCTCTCCCTTCTTCCTTGTGTGCACACATGCCAATATTAGAGAGTAAGTAGTGTAGTGTTCTTCCCTTCTGGCTCTTTcacctttccctttctctacTTACACTCCCACACAGATTGTCAGCAGCCAGTGTGAATATTTATGGGGGGAAATAACTTCCAAAGCAGAAGCTAAAATGTATTTAGAAGAACAACCATACTGGTCAGGTCCTCAGAATTAGCAAGATGCTGTACACTTTGAATGGCTTGGGATTAACTTTGTGTTCTTCACTGGTCAATAGTTCATGTAAAAGTAATACTGTAAATGTGGAGTTTAAGGGAGAAAATGAGATAATAGTGGACAGGTTCAATTAGAATCTATTGTAGCTTTCTTGGCTACACTTGGAGGTTTATTCCATGACCAGGGCTGTTGCATTAAATCAATTACTGATC
This DNA window, taken from Pseudopipra pipra isolate bDixPip1 chromosome 3, bDixPip1.hap1, whole genome shotgun sequence, encodes the following:
- the KAT14 gene encoding cysteine-rich protein 2-binding protein isoform X3, which encodes MANSVHMSGLLSRHDDEATRTSTSEGLEEGEVEGETLLIVESEDQASVDLSHDQSGDSLNSDEGEASWMEEMSYYCEKCQKWIPASQLREQLSYLKGDNFFRFTCSDCSEDGKEQFERLRLTWQQVVMLAMYNLSLEGTGRQGYFRWKEDICAFIEKHWTFLLGNRKKTSTWWSTVAGCLSVGSPLFFRSGAQEFGEPGWWKLVHNKPPTMKPEGEKLSASALKAKAASKPPLDPIITVEGLRKRVSRNPVESAMELKEKRSRTQEAKDIRRAQKEAAGFLDRSTSSTPVKFTSRCRRPDIILEKGEVIDFSSLSSSDRTPLTSPSPSPSLDFSAPGTPASHSATPSLLSEADLIPDVMPPQALFHDDEEMEGDGVIDPGIEYVPPPSGTASAGTLIASRKKVKTAEQIKQEVESEEEKTERVEGDSEDPEESNTLLKVRGRDKRKPQLEKDAKPRAPKHTSVSIYEEKLLLKRLEACPNAVSMTPEARRLRRKLLVRQAKRERGLPLFDLDQVVNAALLLVDGIYGAKEGGVSRSLAGQATYRTTSQDFRILDRYQTMLPAMKGYRQQTTKFLYRLVGSEDLLTDHSVVSPYTSRVLKPYIRRDYETKPPKLRLLAEIQAYPHRNDLNWKAEPEAPIDYCYVRPNHIPTINSMCHEFFWPDLHGQRRNSSRLCKQPCYAALPEVWI
- the KAT14 gene encoding cysteine-rich protein 2-binding protein isoform X2, which codes for MANSVHMSGLLSRHDDEATRTSTSEGLEEGEVEGETLLIVESEDQASVDLSHDQSGDSLNSDEGEASWMEEMSYYCEKCQKWIPASQLREQLSYLKGDNFFRFTCSDCSEDGKEQFERLRLTWQQVVMLAMYNLSLEGTGRQGYFRWKEDICAFIEKHWTFLLGNRKKTSTWWSTVAGCLSVGSPLFFRSGAQEFGEPGWWKLVHNKPPTMKPEGEKLSASALKAKASKPPLDPIITVEGLRKRVSRNPVESAMELKEKRSRTQEAKDIRRAQKEAAGFLDRSTSSTPVKFTSRCRRPDIILEKGEVIDFSSLSSSDRTPLTSPSPSPSLDFSAPGTPASHSATPSLLSEADLIPDVMPPQALFHDDEEMEGDGVIDPGIEYVPPPSGTASAGTLIASRKKVKTAEQIKQEVESEEEKTERVEGDSEDPEESNTLLKVRGRDKRKPQLEKDAKPRAPKHTSVSIYEEKLLLKRLEACPNAVSMTPEARRLRRKLLVRQAKRERGLPLFDLDQVVNAALLLVDGIYGAKEGGVSRSLAGQATYRTTSQDFRILDRYQTMLPAMKGYRQQTTKFLYRLVGSEDLLTDHSVVSPYTSRVLKPYIRRDYETKPPKLRLLAEIQAYPHRNDLNWKAEPEAPIDYCYVRPNHIPTINSMCHEFFWPGIDLSECLQYPDFSVVVLYKKVIIAFGFMVPDVKYNEAYISFLLVHPEWRRAGIATFMIYHLIQTCMGKDVTLHVSASNPAMLLYQKFGFKTEEYILDFYDKYYPLDSKECKHAFFLRLRR
- the KAT14 gene encoding cysteine-rich protein 2-binding protein isoform X1, which produces MANSVHMSGLLSRHDDEATRTSTSEGLEEGEVEGETLLIVESEDQASVDLSHDQSGDSLNSDEGEASWMEEMSYYCEKCQKWIPASQLREQLSYLKGDNFFRFTCSDCSEDGKEQFERLRLTWQQVVMLAMYNLSLEGTGRQGYFRWKEDICAFIEKHWTFLLGNRKKTSTWWSTVAGCLSVGSPLFFRSGAQEFGEPGWWKLVHNKPPTMKPEGEKLSASALKAKAASKPPLDPIITVEGLRKRVSRNPVESAMELKEKRSRTQEAKDIRRAQKEAAGFLDRSTSSTPVKFTSRCRRPDIILEKGEVIDFSSLSSSDRTPLTSPSPSPSLDFSAPGTPASHSATPSLLSEADLIPDVMPPQALFHDDEEMEGDGVIDPGIEYVPPPSGTASAGTLIASRKKVKTAEQIKQEVESEEEKTERVEGDSEDPEESNTLLKVRGRDKRKPQLEKDAKPRAPKHTSVSIYEEKLLLKRLEACPNAVSMTPEARRLRRKLLVRQAKRERGLPLFDLDQVVNAALLLVDGIYGAKEGGVSRSLAGQATYRTTSQDFRILDRYQTMLPAMKGYRQQTTKFLYRLVGSEDLLTDHSVVSPYTSRVLKPYIRRDYETKPPKLRLLAEIQAYPHRNDLNWKAEPEAPIDYCYVRPNHIPTINSMCHEFFWPGIDLSECLQYPDFSVVVLYKKVIIAFGFMVPDVKYNEAYISFLLVHPEWRRAGIATFMIYHLIQTCMGKDVTLHVSASNPAMLLYQKFGFKTEEYILDFYDKYYPLDSKECKHAFFLRLRR